One Flagellimonas sp. CMM7 genomic region harbors:
- a CDS encoding NUDIX domain-containing protein, whose product MDELIDILDENGNYTGKTCLKSEAHLKGLFHPTVHIWFYTLDGKILFQKRGKDKKTFPLLWDVSVAGHIGAGENRIVATIREVEEEIGLQILSSDLDEIGIFKSVQKHSETLLDKEFHHTFLCELKLPISNLSKQESEVEDLALIQLTDFKSKVYHGRLDDFVPHSTSYYRKIISELEKRTTL is encoded by the coding sequence ATGGATGAGCTTATAGACATTCTAGATGAAAATGGAAACTATACAGGTAAAACTTGCTTAAAATCTGAAGCACACTTAAAAGGGCTATTCCATCCAACCGTACACATCTGGTTTTATACTTTGGATGGGAAAATTCTATTTCAAAAACGGGGAAAGGATAAAAAAACGTTTCCATTACTTTGGGATGTTTCCGTTGCTGGTCATATTGGTGCAGGAGAAAATAGAATTGTAGCTACAATTCGGGAGGTTGAAGAAGAAATAGGTTTACAAATCCTATCTTCAGATTTAGATGAAATTGGAATTTTTAAATCCGTTCAGAAGCATTCAGAAACATTACTGGACAAAGAGTTTCACCATACTTTTTTGTGCGAACTAAAGCTTCCTATATCAAATCTGAGCAAGCAAGAAAGTGAAGTTGAGGATTTAGCTTTAATTCAACTAACTGATTTTAAATCAAAGGTATATCACGGCCGTTTAGATGATTTTGTACCCCATTCCACCTCATACTATAGAAAGATTATTTCCGAACTAGAGAAAAGAACAACCTTGTAA
- a CDS encoding M42 family metallopeptidase, giving the protein MAASKIITAKSLKFFEKYLNNASPTGYEWEGQKIWMDYLKPYVDEFITDTYGTAVGVINPNAKFKVVIEGHSDEISWYVNYVTDNGLLYVIRNGGSDHQIAPSKWVNIHTKNGIVKGVFGWPAIHTRNRGKEEPPKLDNIFIDIGAKDKEEVEKMGVHVGCVITYPDEFQVLNKNKFVCRAIDNRAGGFMIAEVARLLHENKDKLPFGLYITNSVQEEIGLRGAEMITQTIKPNIAIVTDVCHDTTTPMIDKKKEGETAMGSGPVISYAPAVQNKLRERIIETAEAKKIPFQRLASSRYTGTDTDAFAYSNGGVASALISLPLRYMHTTVETVHKDDVENVIRLIYETLLTIKEGETFSYFD; this is encoded by the coding sequence ATGGCAGCTTCAAAAATCATTACGGCTAAGTCTCTTAAATTCTTTGAAAAATATCTAAATAATGCTTCTCCAACTGGTTACGAGTGGGAAGGACAAAAAATTTGGATGGATTATTTGAAGCCTTATGTTGATGAATTTATTACCGATACTTACGGAACAGCTGTTGGGGTTATAAATCCCAATGCCAAATTTAAGGTTGTAATTGAAGGGCATTCTGATGAAATTTCTTGGTATGTAAACTATGTTACAGACAATGGTTTGTTGTATGTAATAAGAAATGGAGGAAGCGATCATCAAATAGCTCCTTCTAAATGGGTAAATATCCATACCAAAAACGGTATTGTAAAAGGTGTTTTTGGTTGGCCAGCCATCCATACAAGAAATAGAGGTAAAGAAGAACCACCAAAGTTGGATAACATCTTTATTGACATAGGTGCCAAGGACAAGGAAGAAGTTGAAAAAATGGGAGTGCATGTAGGCTGCGTTATCACCTATCCAGATGAATTTCAGGTTTTGAACAAAAACAAATTTGTTTGTCGCGCCATTGATAATCGCGCTGGTGGTTTTATGATTGCTGAAGTAGCACGTTTACTTCATGAAAACAAAGACAAATTACCTTTTGGACTATATATTACCAACTCCGTACAGGAGGAAATAGGGTTGCGTGGTGCGGAAATGATTACCCAGACCATAAAACCAAACATCGCCATTGTTACCGATGTTTGTCATGACACCACTACCCCAATGATCGATAAAAAGAAGGAGGGTGAAACGGCCATGGGCTCTGGTCCTGTGATTTCTTATGCTCCGGCAGTGCAGAACAAGCTGAGAGAGCGCATTATTGAGACTGCAGAAGCTAAAAAAATACCTTTTCAACGTCTGGCATCTTCTCGCTATACGGGAACGGATACAGATGCCTTTGCCTACAGCAATGGTGGTGTTGCGTCAGCCTTGATTTCATTACCCTTGCGCTATATGCATACCACTGTGGAAACGGTTCATAAAGATGATGTTGAAAACGTGATTCGTTTGATTTACGAAACGTTATTGACCATTAAAGAGGGCGAAACATTTAGCTATTTTGATTGA
- a CDS encoding DUF4294 domain-containing protein gives MFRYNLVIVSLLVFGFGFSQEAAKDSVADYYVRFEGDSILYSSIALDEVFIFGKLEFADRKEKLRYYILRRKTLKVYPYAKLAAERLVELNDSLGKIKRKRHKKKYTKEVQKYIEGEFSAKLKKLTRTEGQILIKLIYRQTGKTAFNLVKELRNGWRAFWYNTTAKAFKISIKEEFHPEKIHEDYLIEDILQRAFAANKLERQESVLDYDYAQLNNKWKNDPNKKN, from the coding sequence ATGTTTCGTTACAACTTGGTTATCGTTTCTTTATTGGTCTTTGGTTTTGGCTTTTCCCAAGAAGCAGCTAAAGATTCAGTTGCTGACTACTATGTTAGGTTTGAAGGTGATTCCATTCTCTATAGTTCCATTGCACTTGATGAGGTTTTTATTTTTGGTAAATTGGAATTCGCCGACCGAAAGGAAAAATTGCGATACTACATTCTTAGGCGAAAAACATTGAAAGTGTACCCGTATGCAAAACTAGCCGCGGAACGTCTGGTTGAACTTAACGATAGCTTAGGTAAGATCAAAAGGAAAAGGCACAAAAAGAAATACACTAAGGAAGTTCAGAAATATATTGAAGGTGAGTTTTCTGCAAAACTTAAAAAACTGACCCGTACGGAAGGTCAGATTCTGATCAAGTTGATTTATCGTCAAACGGGCAAAACGGCCTTCAATCTGGTAAAGGAATTACGAAATGGCTGGCGTGCATTTTGGTACAATACTACTGCCAAAGCCTTTAAAATAAGTATAAAAGAAGAATTTCATCCGGAGAAAATACATGAAGATTATCTAATCGAAGATATTCTGCAACGTGCATTCGCTGCCAACAAACTGGAACGCCAAGAATCTGTTTTGGACTATGACTATGCACAGTTGAACAATAAGTGGAAGAATGACCCAAATAAAAAGAACTAG
- a CDS encoding DUF6095 family protein, with the protein MRTDKDLLVKGLKYVGFTVGLMFLAPFVLYQAFKNEEHAAYVPVLIIGLVLAITAVGFGFYTIKTFMEALFGKKTKN; encoded by the coding sequence ATGAGAACAGATAAAGATCTTTTGGTAAAAGGGCTAAAATATGTTGGGTTTACAGTGGGATTAATGTTCCTGGCGCCTTTTGTTCTCTACCAAGCTTTTAAGAACGAAGAACACGCTGCTTATGTTCCAGTATTGATAATAGGCTTAGTATTGGCCATAACAGCAGTTGGTTTTGGTTTTTATACCATTAAGACTTTTATGGAAGCACTTTTTGGAAAAAAAACTAAGAACTAG
- a CDS encoding GntP family permease, with amino-acid sequence MELLVLVVVVLFIIMATVKFKMHPIFSLTMAAVTTGFLLGLSPKDIMATIGDGFGKTLSGIGLVIAFGTVIGIYLEKTGSTKVLANAVLKLVGLKRSPLAMNLAGYIISIPVFCDSGFIILSSLNKAISKKTGIPVLVFAISLATGLYAAHVFVPPTPGPLAAAAILEADLGMVLVLGLLISIPVSLTGYVWARFIGKSLKEEVKEEMNQPEVEDKDYGIKPIQAFLPLLAPICLIAMKSIVNYPTYPLGKNAVFHFFDFLGNPIIALLIGVFFAFMLGRKIPSKQKEGWVTEAFKQAGLIVLITGAGGAFGAILRTIDIASIINLESSSGIGGLLISFAIAMALKTAQGSSTVAIITTSAIIAPLLETFGLFSITDKAFAVLAIGAGAMTVSHINDSYFWVVSQFSNINVKTALRGHTLGTLFQGVVGILMILILYQIL; translated from the coding sequence ATGGAATTACTGGTGCTTGTTGTGGTTGTATTGTTCATCATCATGGCTACTGTTAAATTTAAGATGCATCCCATTTTTTCATTGACCATGGCGGCCGTAACCACTGGATTTCTACTGGGACTTTCTCCAAAGGATATTATGGCTACAATTGGTGATGGTTTTGGAAAGACCCTTTCAGGAATTGGACTTGTAATTGCTTTTGGAACAGTGATAGGAATTTATCTGGAAAAGACAGGAAGCACTAAGGTACTTGCAAATGCAGTTCTAAAACTTGTTGGGTTAAAACGCTCACCCTTGGCGATGAATCTTGCAGGTTATATCATTTCTATTCCGGTTTTTTGTGATTCGGGATTTATTATTCTCTCTTCCTTGAACAAAGCAATAAGCAAGAAAACCGGTATACCGGTTTTGGTTTTTGCCATATCATTGGCCACAGGGCTTTATGCAGCACATGTGTTTGTACCGCCTACTCCTGGGCCTTTAGCCGCCGCCGCTATATTGGAAGCGGATTTAGGAATGGTTTTGGTCTTAGGATTGTTAATATCTATTCCAGTGTCTTTAACGGGTTATGTATGGGCCAGGTTTATTGGAAAATCATTGAAAGAAGAGGTAAAAGAGGAAATGAACCAACCAGAAGTGGAGGACAAAGATTATGGCATTAAACCTATTCAAGCTTTTTTACCTCTTTTGGCACCCATTTGTTTAATTGCGATGAAATCAATAGTTAATTACCCAACATACCCTTTAGGGAAGAATGCGGTATTCCATTTTTTTGATTTTTTAGGAAATCCAATTATTGCTTTATTGATAGGTGTTTTTTTTGCATTCATGTTAGGAAGAAAAATACCGAGCAAACAAAAAGAAGGATGGGTGACTGAAGCTTTTAAACAAGCTGGATTAATAGTTTTGATCACTGGGGCAGGGGGTGCTTTTGGAGCTATACTGCGTACTATTGATATTGCTTCTATAATCAACCTTGAATCCAGTTCTGGTATTGGAGGTCTTTTGATTTCGTTTGCCATAGCCATGGCATTAAAAACAGCTCAGGGCTCGTCTACAGTGGCAATAATAACCACGTCTGCAATAATTGCACCCTTGTTGGAAACGTTTGGATTATTTTCAATTACTGATAAGGCTTTTGCCGTACTGGCAATAGGAGCGGGTGCAATGACAGTGTCCCATATTAATGACAGTTATTTTTGGGTAGTATCCCAGTTTTCAAACATCAATGTGAAAACTGCTTTAAGAGGTCACACTTTGGGAACGCTATTTCAAGGAGTTGTGGGAATACTGATGATTTTGATACTGTATCAAATATTGTGA
- a CDS encoding TonB-dependent receptor, protein MPKRHIVVFFALIINCIALHAQKKFTFSGTISEASSNETLIGVTIAFPDLKTGVTTNEYGFYSITLPEGEYNLVVSYLGFQEIKEVIILNTNIKRDFSLTEEMEQLEEVVVTDDAEGLDIRKPQMSVNTLAVKTIKQIPVVLGEADVIKSLLLLPGVSNAGEASSGFNVRGGAADQNLILLDEATVYNSSHLFGFFSVFNPDAIKDVKLFKGGIPARYGGRVSSVLEIFQKEGNSKELKVNGGIGAVASRLLVEGPIIKDRTAFLVGGRASYAHLFLPLFDVNNKAYFYDLNTKINHKINDRNNIFLSGYFGRDLFSINDSFVNTYGNAVGNFRWNHLFSDKLFSNLSVIYSDYFYGLELDFVGFEWDSGIQNFNLKYDLKHYLNDKFQVNYGLNNIYYVFNPGKIKPNREDSGIVEDQLTKKYANETAAYVDVEHKVTDKLSLNYGLRVSHFNRLGQDEFFVYQNNNAVIFDPSVSIYREGTPIDTITSGRSNSLETFTNLEPRVSLSYSFNGKSSIKTSYTRLAQYLHLLSNTNSPTPLDVWTPSGPFVEPQLLDQYAVGYFQNIKEGEYSFETEVFYKKIQNRIDYIDGADLIANNAIEQVILNGEARAYGLELLLRKNEGRFKGWLAYTLSKSEQRTPGRTSSANNGISPLETGINSGEWYNTPYDKTHDISIFGSYDLNEKWNFNANFVFQTGQPTNYPIGQFEFQGLSIPFYGPRNEERLPAYHRLDISATLTPRKNARKKVKSEWVFSIYNAYNRMNAASINFSENEDNGRNEATRTSIFGIIPAVTYNFKF, encoded by the coding sequence ATGCCAAAAAGACATATTGTAGTTTTCTTTGCACTAATTATTAACTGTATTGCTTTACACGCACAAAAAAAATTCACTTTTAGTGGTACCATTTCAGAAGCCAGTAGCAACGAAACCTTGATTGGTGTTACCATTGCTTTTCCAGATTTAAAAACGGGCGTTACCACTAATGAATATGGCTTTTACTCCATAACCTTGCCAGAGGGAGAATACAATCTCGTTGTAAGCTATTTAGGATTTCAAGAAATCAAGGAGGTTATAATCTTAAATACAAACATTAAAAGAGATTTTAGTCTTACAGAAGAAATGGAGCAATTGGAAGAAGTAGTTGTTACCGATGATGCAGAGGGGCTAGATATACGCAAACCCCAAATGAGCGTCAATACATTAGCCGTAAAGACAATAAAACAGATTCCTGTTGTATTGGGAGAGGCAGATGTGATAAAATCTTTGTTACTATTGCCTGGTGTATCCAATGCCGGCGAAGCATCATCAGGATTCAACGTAAGAGGTGGTGCAGCCGACCAAAACCTCATTTTATTGGATGAGGCCACAGTATACAATTCATCCCATCTATTTGGGTTCTTTTCTGTATTTAATCCAGATGCCATAAAAGATGTCAAATTATTTAAAGGGGGAATTCCTGCCAGATATGGCGGAAGGGTATCATCAGTTTTGGAAATATTTCAAAAAGAAGGAAATAGCAAAGAATTAAAAGTAAATGGTGGAATTGGAGCAGTTGCCAGTAGATTGTTGGTAGAAGGTCCCATAATTAAAGATAGAACTGCTTTTTTGGTTGGTGGAAGAGCCTCTTATGCCCATCTTTTTTTACCACTCTTCGATGTGAACAACAAAGCCTATTTCTATGATTTGAATACCAAAATCAACCACAAAATCAATGACAGAAACAATATATTTCTTTCAGGTTATTTTGGACGGGATTTATTCAGCATCAACGATAGTTTTGTTAATACTTATGGAAATGCAGTGGGTAATTTTAGATGGAACCACTTATTCTCAGACAAACTCTTTTCCAATTTATCAGTAATTTATTCTGATTATTTCTACGGACTGGAGCTTGATTTTGTTGGATTTGAATGGGACTCTGGCATTCAAAATTTTAACTTGAAGTATGATTTGAAACACTATCTAAATGATAAGTTTCAAGTTAATTATGGTCTAAACAATATCTACTATGTGTTTAATCCGGGTAAAATTAAACCGAACAGGGAAGACTCTGGAATAGTTGAAGATCAACTTACCAAAAAATATGCAAATGAAACCGCTGCCTATGTCGATGTGGAACACAAAGTAACAGACAAACTCAGTCTAAACTATGGACTAAGAGTCAGTCATTTCAATAGACTAGGCCAAGATGAGTTTTTTGTTTATCAAAACAACAATGCCGTTATTTTTGACCCTTCCGTGTCTATTTACAGAGAAGGAACCCCTATTGACACTATTACTTCTGGCAGAAGCAATAGTTTAGAAACATTTACCAATTTGGAACCAAGGGTGTCACTTTCCTATAGCTTTAATGGTAAAAGTTCAATTAAAACCAGTTACACTAGGCTTGCTCAATATTTACACCTCCTTTCCAATACCAACTCCCCTACTCCTTTGGATGTATGGACGCCTAGCGGACCATTTGTTGAACCCCAATTACTTGATCAATATGCCGTTGGGTACTTTCAAAATATAAAAGAGGGAGAATATTCTTTTGAAACCGAAGTATTTTACAAGAAAATTCAAAATAGAATCGACTATATAGATGGGGCCGATTTAATTGCCAATAACGCTATTGAACAAGTAATCCTAAATGGGGAAGCAAGAGCATATGGATTAGAGCTTTTGCTTCGTAAAAATGAAGGCCGCTTTAAAGGTTGGTTGGCCTATACATTATCAAAATCTGAGCAGCGGACTCCAGGTAGAACTTCATCTGCGAACAATGGAATATCTCCTTTGGAAACTGGAATCAATTCTGGAGAATGGTATAACACCCCTTACGACAAAACCCATGACATCTCTATTTTTGGGAGTTATGATTTGAATGAAAAATGGAATTTTAATGCGAATTTTGTTTTTCAGACGGGACAGCCCACCAATTATCCCATTGGGCAATTTGAATTTCAAGGCCTTTCAATTCCCTTCTACGGTCCGCGAAATGAAGAGCGCCTTCCAGCGTACCATAGACTGGATATCTCCGCCACTCTAACTCCAAGAAAAAACGCTAGAAAGAAAGTAAAATCCGAATGGGTCTTTAGTATTTACAATGCCTACAATCGTATGAATGCCGCTTCTATAAATTTTAGTGAAAACGAAGATAATGGCAGGAATGAAGCAACACGAACGTCAATTTTTGGAATTATACCAGCGGTAACCTACAATTTCAAATTTTAA
- a CDS encoding DUF4249 family protein has product MKHYINLILTIFLFAGCEEVVDIDLPTSEPKLIIDALIGFNENNGDPLIVGQVKLNLTAPFLQEELPAAENATVEIIDEETGQSFSLLESEPGVFRTGFPDLEFNRDYTLLVNYNGETFTATQQLNKSPIIEDVEQGDGFLFDEEKETEVMIRFTDIPDERNYYLFSFGFDNFLVVEDEFFEDSDITFSYFYEDVEPGDLLSITLFGIDKNFATYANLALAQSGEDGGGPFAVPPATVRGNIINTTNSNDFPFGYFALSEFDTKLLTVE; this is encoded by the coding sequence TTGAAACATTACATAAACCTTATCCTTACTATTTTTCTATTTGCTGGTTGCGAGGAAGTGGTGGATATAGATTTACCTACTTCGGAACCCAAATTGATCATAGACGCCTTAATAGGTTTTAACGAAAACAATGGTGACCCTTTAATCGTTGGTCAAGTAAAACTTAACCTAACCGCACCTTTTCTTCAAGAAGAACTGCCTGCCGCTGAAAATGCCACTGTTGAGATCATCGATGAAGAAACGGGACAATCATTTTCGTTGCTGGAAAGCGAACCAGGTGTATTTAGAACGGGTTTTCCAGATTTGGAATTTAATCGAGATTATACACTTTTAGTAAATTACAATGGAGAAACGTTTACCGCCACCCAACAATTAAATAAATCTCCTATTATAGAAGATGTTGAACAAGGAGATGGTTTTTTATTTGATGAAGAGAAAGAAACAGAGGTGATGATTAGGTTTACGGATATCCCTGACGAACGTAATTATTATCTATTCTCTTTTGGCTTTGACAATTTCTTGGTCGTTGAAGATGAATTTTTTGAAGATAGTGATATCACATTTTCCTATTTCTACGAAGATGTTGAACCCGGTGATCTGCTTTCCATAACACTTTTTGGAATTGACAAGAACTTTGCAACATATGCAAATCTTGCGCTGGCACAATCTGGAGAGGACGGCGGTGGCCCTTTTGCAGTACCACCAGCCACAGTGCGAGGAAATATCATCAATACAACAAACTCAAATGACTTTCCATTTGGGTATTTTGCTCTTAGCGAGTTTGACACCAAACTACTAACAGTAGAATGA
- a CDS encoding NADP-dependent isocitrate dehydrogenase gives MAKIFYTKTDEAPALATLSFLPIVKAFTETANITIETKDISLAGRIAAVFPEFLSNEQKISDDLAQLGDLAKTPEANIIKLPNISASIPQLKEAIEELQQKGYKLPSYPDEPQNEEEKAIKSRYDKIKGSAVNPVLREGNSDRRAPKAIKNYAKKNPHSMGEWSSQSNTHVATMSEGDFKNNEKSLTMKSAGDVRIELVDSSGTVTVLKENVSLQKDEVIDATVMSKNALVSFLKKEVADAKKDDLLLSLHFKATMMKVSDPIIFGHALKTYFSDLFEKYQATFDELGINANNGLESLLGKLEELPSDKRKEIENAISDTIANGPDLAMVNSDKGITNLHVPSDIIIDASMPAMIRNSGKMWDKNGKLQDTKAVIPDSSYAGIYQATIDFCKEHGAFDPTTMGTVPNVGLMAQKAEEYGSHDKTFEIQKTGTVRVINSSSNETLIQHNVEQGDIWRMCQVKDAPIQDWVKLAVSRARATNVPAIFWLDKNRAHDAELITKVTEYLTHHDTQGLDIQILSPIEATRFTLERIKAGKDTISVSGNVLRDYLTDLFPILEVGTSAKMLSIVPLMNGGGLFETGAGGSAPKHVEQFLDEGHLRWDSLGEFLALGVSLEHYGEKNENKKAAVLADALDKATEKFLDNDKSPSRKVNELDTRGSHFYLTLYWAEQLAAQNENEELKAVFTKIFDALKSNEGQIAQELIDAQGSAVNIGGYYLPDTNLASKAMRPSETFNKILNTIA, from the coding sequence ATGGCTAAGATTTTCTATACAAAAACTGACGAAGCGCCAGCCTTGGCTACATTATCCTTTTTACCAATTGTAAAAGCCTTTACAGAAACTGCCAATATTACCATTGAGACCAAAGACATTTCTCTTGCAGGTAGAATTGCGGCTGTGTTTCCGGAGTTTTTAAGTAACGAACAAAAAATATCTGATGATTTAGCACAATTAGGGGATTTGGCAAAAACCCCAGAGGCAAATATTATCAAGCTACCTAACATAAGTGCTTCCATTCCACAGCTAAAAGAAGCCATTGAAGAATTACAGCAAAAAGGGTACAAACTACCCAGTTATCCTGATGAGCCCCAGAATGAAGAGGAAAAAGCCATTAAATCCAGATATGACAAAATAAAAGGAAGCGCCGTAAATCCAGTTCTTCGTGAAGGAAACTCAGATAGACGAGCCCCAAAAGCAATAAAAAACTACGCCAAGAAAAATCCACATAGCATGGGCGAATGGTCTTCACAGTCCAACACTCATGTGGCAACTATGTCCGAAGGAGATTTTAAAAACAACGAAAAATCGTTGACAATGAAGTCTGCTGGTGATGTCCGTATTGAATTGGTTGATTCAAGTGGGACCGTAACGGTTCTTAAGGAAAATGTATCACTTCAAAAAGATGAAGTTATTGATGCCACGGTAATGAGCAAAAATGCATTGGTAAGTTTTCTTAAAAAGGAAGTTGCAGATGCAAAAAAAGATGATCTTTTGCTTTCGCTACATTTTAAAGCGACTATGATGAAGGTTTCTGACCCAATTATTTTTGGTCATGCGCTTAAAACATATTTTTCAGATTTATTTGAGAAGTACCAAGCTACTTTTGATGAGTTAGGAATAAATGCCAACAATGGATTAGAAAGTCTTCTTGGTAAATTAGAAGAGTTACCATCGGATAAACGCAAAGAAATTGAAAACGCCATAAGCGATACAATAGCAAATGGACCAGATTTGGCTATGGTGAATTCTGATAAAGGAATTACGAACCTTCATGTTCCCAGTGATATCATTATTGATGCTTCAATGCCAGCAATGATTAGGAATTCTGGTAAAATGTGGGACAAGAATGGAAAACTTCAAGATACCAAAGCCGTAATCCCTGATAGTAGTTATGCAGGTATCTATCAAGCTACAATAGATTTTTGTAAAGAACACGGAGCTTTTGACCCCACTACTATGGGTACAGTCCCCAATGTAGGTCTTATGGCTCAAAAGGCAGAAGAATATGGCTCACATGACAAAACCTTTGAAATCCAAAAAACGGGCACCGTTAGGGTTATAAATTCATCTAGCAATGAAACCTTGATTCAGCATAACGTTGAACAAGGAGATATTTGGAGAATGTGCCAAGTGAAAGATGCTCCTATCCAAGATTGGGTAAAACTAGCCGTATCAAGAGCAAGGGCAACAAATGTCCCCGCTATATTTTGGTTGGACAAAAATAGAGCTCATGATGCTGAACTGATTACCAAAGTTACCGAATACCTTACACACCATGATACTCAGGGGTTAGATATACAAATATTATCTCCGATAGAGGCGACAAGGTTTACTTTGGAGCGCATCAAAGCAGGAAAAGATACCATCTCGGTATCAGGAAATGTTTTGCGTGATTATCTTACAGATTTGTTCCCGATTCTTGAAGTAGGTACCAGTGCCAAGATGCTGTCCATAGTTCCTTTAATGAATGGCGGTGGACTGTTTGAAACCGGTGCCGGTGGATCTGCGCCAAAACATGTAGAGCAATTCTTGGACGAAGGACATTTAAGATGGGATTCCCTAGGTGAATTTTTGGCACTCGGAGTTTCTTTGGAGCATTATGGAGAAAAGAATGAAAACAAAAAAGCTGCTGTCCTTGCTGACGCCTTGGACAAAGCAACTGAAAAATTCTTGGACAATGATAAATCTCCATCAAGAAAAGTAAATGAATTGGATACACGTGGCAGTCATTTTTATTTGACACTATATTGGGCAGAACAATTAGCAGCTCAAAATGAAAATGAAGAGTTGAAAGCTGTTTTTACCAAAATCTTTGACGCATTAAAATCTAACGAAGGCCAGATTGCTCAAGAATTAATAGACGCACAAGGTTCTGCAGTGAACATTGGAGGTTATTATTTACCAGACACCAATCTAGCCTCTAAAGCAATGCGTCCTAGCGAAACATTCAATAAAATCCTGAATACAATAGCATAA
- the rplS gene encoding 50S ribosomal protein L19 yields MESLIKFVENEFVPKKDFPEFSSGDTITVYYEIKEGEKTRTQFFKGVVIQRRGSGATETFTIRKMSGTVGVERIFPINMPALQRVEVNKKGKVRRSRIFYFRGLTGKKARIKEVRG; encoded by the coding sequence ATGGAATCCTTAATAAAATTTGTTGAAAACGAATTTGTTCCAAAAAAAGATTTTCCAGAATTCTCATCAGGTGATACCATCACGGTTTACTATGAAATTAAGGAAGGTGAAAAAACACGTACTCAGTTCTTCAAAGGAGTTGTAATCCAACGAAGAGGAAGTGGCGCCACAGAAACTTTTACCATTAGAAAAATGTCCGGTACAGTTGGAGTTGAAAGAATTTTTCCAATTAACATGCCAGCACTTCAAAGAGTAGAAGTCAATAAAAAAGGTAAGGTACGTAGATCTAGAATCTTCTATTTTAGAGGACTTACTGGTAAAAAAGCACGTATTAAAGAGGTAAGAGGGTAA
- the trmD gene encoding tRNA (guanosine(37)-N1)-methyltransferase TrmD: protein MRIDIITVLPELLKSPFEASILKRAIEKGLVEVHFHNLRDYSIGNYKQVDDYQFGGGAGMVLMIEPIDKCISKLKKERDYDDVIYMTPDGDTLNQGISNEVSLKKNLIILCGHYKGVDQRVRDLFITREISIGDYVLSGGELAAAVLCDSIIRLLPGVLNDETSALTDTFQDNLLAPPVYTRPSDYKGLKVPEVLLSGDFPKIEKWREEQAMERTTKLRPDLLK, encoded by the coding sequence ATGAGGATAGACATTATAACAGTTTTACCAGAATTATTAAAGAGCCCTTTTGAGGCTTCAATTTTAAAACGGGCCATTGAGAAAGGTTTAGTAGAAGTCCATTTTCATAACCTTAGAGATTATTCTATTGGCAACTACAAACAGGTAGATGACTATCAATTTGGGGGCGGAGCGGGAATGGTATTGATGATAGAACCTATAGACAAATGCATCTCCAAACTTAAAAAAGAAAGGGACTATGATGATGTTATATACATGACACCAGATGGGGATACATTAAATCAAGGTATTTCCAATGAGGTTTCTCTCAAAAAAAACCTGATTATTCTATGTGGTCATTACAAGGGAGTTGACCAAAGAGTACGTGATTTATTCATTACCAGGGAAATCTCTATTGGTGATTATGTGCTTTCAGGTGGAGAATTAGCTGCGGCAGTTTTGTGCGACTCAATTATCAGGCTCCTTCCAGGAGTTTTAAATGATGAAACTTCGGCGCTTACAGATACTTTCCAAGATAATTTATTAGCACCACCCGTTTACACCAGACCTTCAGATTATAAAGGTTTAAAGGTTCCAGAAGTTTTGTTGAGTGGAGATTTTCCGAAAATTGAAAAGTGGCGGGAAGAACAAGCAATGGAGCGAACAACTAAACTAAGACCAGATTTATTAAAGTAA